AAACTATTTAGTATTGCCAGACCTTGTGAGTTGCGTCTTTGTTATTACAAACAATGGATGCTTGTCTGTTCTATATTCTCTTTTTCTCCATGTTTCTAACCATAAAGGCTCTTGAGTCCAACTGCCCAACGGTTAAGTGCAGTCACGACGGTCCTGATATTCGTTTCCCATTCCGGGTAGCAGGCCGGCAGCCCCAGCACTGTGGTCAACCTGGTTTCGACCTTGTCTGCAAAGAAAACACCACCATGATTGATTTTCCATCTTATGGACCCTTGGTTGTGAAATCCATCTCTTATGACTTCAGAAAACTCAGTCTTCTTGACCCCCAAAATTGTGTCCATGAAGTCTTTCTTAATCTCAACCCCTCTGGCACACCTTTCCAGTATTACTATCTTTTGAAGAATTTCACATACCTCAACTGTTCAACCAGGCTTTCGCCTTCTCTCAACGAAGTTTCATGCTTGAGTGACTCCAGGAATCATGTTTACACCGTAGAATCCTCGTTTCACATGCCATTTTCTTGCAGGCAATTGAAGACTATTCCCATTCCATTTTCATACAGTCCTTATCTTGCTGACAATAGTTTTGGCCTTGGATTGACTTGGAGTTTGCCTGGATGTGAAGATTGTGAATCAAGAGGAGGAGGCTCTTGTGTGTTCCAGTCCAAAGAAGGACTGAAAACAGGCTGTCCCAGCATAGCACAGGATAAAGGTAAAGTCAACACCTTTCGTGATCTTTACATGTTCTTCAGATCCTCTCTAACATAGCAATTCTGTAGAATGGCCATTTCAGTTTGTGTATCTGCAGTCACAACACAGTCAATAGAACAGGATTGATCGTTCAATATAACGTTTGCTAGCttgaaaaacacaacaaaaacatTCCTGTTTGTAGTCAAGTGTAAATTGTGGATCAACAGTATAAACTGCTAGTGTTAATCCTGGTCCACTGCTAGCTACTAGGCATTGCTGAAAGAGGTTACTGATCTGATGCCTGGAACAGGTTGGTCAAATTGGCAATGACTTTGAATTGTAGACAATACTAGGAAAACCCTTCTGGGTATTTGATGAAGTGTCCTGGGCACCAGAGAGAACACCCATTTTCTAAAATGTCACACTCACTTTTCCCATGCTTAGGAATTTTTCACTTATAAGTATTATCTACAGTACCCACACACATTTTTCACAATTACTAAGCACTTATGCCCTTTTCATtcttgagaaattaaaaaattgaagtttgttGTTTTACATTTAGGTCATCTGCTGCCATTTTTAGATGCAACTGTGTATAGAATTTGATCTGGAGATCAGTTTAACATTCAAATCATAATTACTTGTGCAGGTTTTGCAATTGTAAATTTATTGTCAAGTGGAACTGGGTCTATGATCTTGATCATTCTGGTGTTTATTTTCGTGATGATTAGCATCAAAGTCTACTTTAGGCAGAAACTGAAGGTGGATGAAGAGGCAGAGAATGAGAATCTACTTTAGGCAAGTATACAAGTACAAATGAATGTTTCGTTCCCCGCATCCTCAAGACAACCTTTAAAGATTGAGATTTCAGAAGGATACTATTAGTAACAGAAGTCGAGCGCTGTCGCTATGTATTGTAGAAAAACAGACTTAGCTCTAGATAATTGAACTCCACTATGTTTtgggttcattttttttaataaaaaaaaaatttagatgctattaatatttttttttgtagtaaaataaaattgaaattgtatGAGAGTTGATA
This genomic interval from Populus alba chromosome 1, ASM523922v2, whole genome shotgun sequence contains the following:
- the LOC118039159 gene encoding RING-H2 finger protein ATL22, producing MDACLFYILFFSMFLTIKALESNCPTVKCSHDGPDIRFPFRVAGRQPQHCGQPGFDLVCKENTTMIDFPSYGPLVVKSISYDFRKLSLLDPQNCVHEVFLNLNPSGTPFQYYYLLKNFTYLNCSTRLSPSLNEVSCLSDSRNHVYTVESSFHMPFSCRQLKTIPIPFSYSPYLADNSFGLGLTWSLPGCEDCESRGGGSCVFQSKEGLKTGCPSIAQDKGFAIVNLLSSGTGSMILIILVFIFVMISIKVYFRQKLKVDEEAENENLL